The following proteins are co-located in the Xiphophorus hellerii strain 12219 chromosome 2, Xiphophorus_hellerii-4.1, whole genome shotgun sequence genome:
- the LOC116733516 gene encoding kelch domain-containing protein 10-like: MPSLEPNGTSSHLNEFEKLSWRPSVRDSGSKKRARWLQARRIFSPNGLNLRIPNRFLKEGHCIPSARSGHRCVADSSNLYVFGGYNPDFEEAGGSENEDYPLFRELWRFHFATATWQQIRTEGYMPTELASMSAVLHGNNLLVFGGTGIPFGENNSNDVHVCNVQYRRWNLLNCKGKKPNKIYGQAMVIINGYLYVFGGTTGYLYSTDLHRLDLSTREWTHLKPKNTPLDLPDERYRHELAQDGQRIYILGGGTSWMSYPLDKIHAYNLETNYWEEIVTKPHEKTGYPAARRCHSCVQVKNDVFICGGYNGELILSDLWKINLQTFQWTKLPAVMPEPAYFHSAAVTPAGCMYIHGGVVNMSGNQRTASLYKVWLVVPSLLEMTWEKLLKLFPHLTQLSTLQLLSLGLTHSLIQRLK; the protein is encoded by the exons ATGCCGTCGCTTGAACCGAACGGAACCTCCAGTCACCTCAATGAGTTTGAGAAACTGTCGTGGCGGCCCTCTGTCCGCGATTCAG gCTCCAAGAAGCGAGCACGATGGCTTCAGGCTCGGCGCATCTTCTCCCCAAACGGCCTCAACCTCCGGATCCCCAACAGGTTCCTGAAAGAAG gaCACTGCATACCCTCTGCCCGCAGTGGACACCGCTGTGTTGCAGACAGCTCTAACTTGTATGTGTTCGGAGGCTACAACCCCGACTTCGAGGAGGCGGGCGGGTCGGAGAATGAGGACTACCCTCTCTTCAGGGAACTCTGGCGGTTTCATTTCGCCACAGCCACCTGGCAGCAGATCCGCACAGAGGGCTACATGCCCACAGAGCTGGCGTCCATGTCAG CTGTCTTGCATGGCAACAACTTGCTTGTGTTTGGTGGCACCGGGATTCCCTTCGGTGAAAACAACAGCAACGACGTCCACGTCTGCAACGTCCAGTACAGACGATGGAACCTGCTGAACTGCAAGGGGAAGAAACCAAATAAGATCTATGGACAG GCGATGGTCATTATAAACGGCTACCTGTACGTGTTTGGAGGCACGACGGGCTACCTCTACAGCACAGACCTGCACCGGTTGGATCTGAGCACCAGGGAGTGGACCCACCTCAAGCCCAAAAACACACCGTTAGATCTACCTGATGAGAG GTACAGACACGAGCTGGCTCAAGACGGACAGAGAATATACATTTTAGGAGGTGGAACCTCATGGATGTCATATCCATTAGATAAA ATTCATGCATATAACTTGGAGACTAATTACTGGGAAGAAATTGTAACCAAACCCCATGAAAAAACAG GTTATCCTGCTGCTCGCAGGTGTCACAGTTGCGTTCAGGTCAAAAACG ACGTGTTTATATGTGGAGGTTATAACGGCGAGCTCATCCTGTCAGACTTGTGGAAGATAAACCTTCAGACCTTTCAGTGGACGAAGCTGCCCGCCGTGATGCCGGAACCGGCCTACTTTCACTCGGCAGCCGTCACTCCG GCTGGCTGCATGTACATCCACGGCGGTGTTGTCAACATGTCTGGGAACCAAAGGACTGCCTCTCTGTATAAAGTGTGGCTGGTGGTGCCCAGTCTGCTGGAAATGACCTGGGAGAAGCTGTTGAAATTGTTCCCTCACCTAACGCAGCTGTCCACCCTTCAGCTGCTGAGCCTGGGACTGACACATTCACTAATTCAGAGGCTTAAATAG
- the LOC116733532 gene encoding low affinity vacuolar monovalent cation/H(+) antiporter-like — MSLSSTRSSDSTSRRRKTAEQSQDPSCVLDPHTSYNHEEIHDGPQETQLPDATHTPSPHHSLCPAAACASQHVCEDSWEEIQSKRTIRVENEVEANKLVNNYRFGFRKWKSHVTARPFEDRSDVVKELYSELNVIKPHSGPGHFITCGNLVYVLLFGWWVSLAYFLVGTLMFITVIGLPYGKLCWKLCCYFLWPFGNTIHEVLLGATLRRCCEEAPDCECSVETVADSSSVLLPSATEGPAPEVPERPPRTPYWHRLSTYIWLLLGFPPLAVVHSLVCFVSWILVFTIPVSKMSAQTVSVILLLPPEDVLLSSSSHLKHQGYETRALLCCYHAANWYYYKYTVDGINVFAVNLLPLVIVALVIGYVDRENQFASSDVKFATAISSIIPLSYYIGMGIASIAAQSNFAVGAVVNATFGSITELTFYITALLRGHRAANPCLQEVVKAALTGTLLGCILFIPGICMIIGGLKHSEQRFNSRSAGVSSALLFISVGGVFAPTLFSKAYGNLVCDACTNATGGNGSSNASGPFVCHNCHYDLKNGTLFRDHIQPLVYTVSALLPAAYIIGLIFTLKTHSHIYNIHVGEGQETVHHGTVVHWSRWRSLLILIVATVLTSACADLATEHIQPILNQPNVSQYFIGVTVLAMVPEIPEIVNGIQFALQNNISLSLEVGRCIAVQVCMLQIPILVFFNAFCDVGFVLLFSDQHLWASIFSVILVNYIFMDGKSDYFQGTALVVVYLILLALYYFAPSPSGC, encoded by the exons ATGTCTCTGTCGTCCACACGCAGCTCAGACTCGACCAGCCGGAGGAGAAAGACCGCAGAACAGTCGCAGG ATCCTTCATGTGTTCTTGATCCTCATACGAGTTACAATCATGAGGAGATCCATGACGGACCGCAGGAGACCCAACTACCTGATGCCACACACACTCCGTCTCCACATCACTCCTTATGTCCTGCAGCCGCTT GTGCGAGCCAGCATGTCTGTGAAGACAGCTGGGAGGAGATACAGAGCAAGAGAACCATCAGAGTGGAGAATGAAGTGGAGGCTAACAAGCTGGTCAACAACTACAGG TTTGGTTTCAGAAAGTGGAAGAGCCACGTCACGGCGCGACCGTTTGAAGACCGGTCAGATGTTGTGAAGGAGCTTTACTCTGAACTGAACGTCATCAAACCACATTCAGGTCCAG GTCACTTCATCACGTGTGGAAATCTTGTGTATGTGCTCCTGTTTGGTTGGTGGGTGTCTCTGGCGTATTTTTTGGTCGGTACTCTGATGTTCATCACCGTTATCGGCTTACCCTATG GGAAGCTTTGCTGGAAGTTGTGTTGCTACTTCCTGTGGCCATTTGGAAACACGATCCATGAGGTATT ATTAGGAGCCACTTTGAGGAGATGTTGTGAGGAGGCACCAGACTGTGAGTGCAGCGTGGAGACGGTGGCGGACAGCTCCTCGGTTCTGCTGCCTTCGGCCACAGAGGGACCGGCTCCAGAGGTGCCGGAACGACCTCCTCGCACTCCTTACTGG CATCGTCTCTCCACCTACATCTGGCTGCTGCTGGGTTTTCCTCCCCTGGCTGTCGTCCATTCTCTGGTCTGCTTCGTCTCCTGGATCCTGGTCTTCACCATCCCGGTCTCCAAGATGAGCGCTCAGACCGTGAGCGTCATTCTGCTCCTGCCTCCTGAGGACGTCCTGCTGTCCTCCAGCTCTCACCTGAAG CATCAAGGCTATGAGACCAGAGCCCTGCTGTGCTGCTACCATGCTGCAAACTGGTACTACTACAAATACACTGTTGATGGGATCAATGTGTTTGCTGTCA ACCTCCTCCCCCTAGTTATTGTTGCCCTGGTAATCGGATATGTTGACAGAGAAAACCAGTTTGCCAGTTCAGATGTCAAGTTTGCCACAGCGATCAGCTCCATCATACCCCTGTCTTACTACATCGGCATGGGCATCGCAAG TATCGCCGCCCAGAGTAACTTCGCTGTCGGCGCTGTGGTGAACGCCACCTTCGGCTCCATCACAGAGCTGACCTTTTACATCACAGCCCTGCTCAGAGGCCACCGGGCGGCCAATCCCTGTCTGCAGGAGGTCGTAAAGGCGGCGCTGACTGGGACTCTGCTCGGATGCATCCTCTTCATCCCT ggcATCTGCATGATAATCGGGGGCCTGAAACACAGCGAGCAAAGATTCAACAGCCGATCTGCGGGAGTGAGCTCTGCATTGCTCTTCATCTCTGTGGGAG GTGTTTTTGCCCCCACGCTTTTCTCCAAGGCGTACGGGAACCTGGTGTGTGACGCCTGCACCAACGCCACGGGAGGAAACGGCTCGAGCAACGCCAGCGGCCCGTTTGTGTGCCACAACTGCCACTACGATCTG AAAAATGGCACTCTGTTTCGTGACCACATCCA GCCTCTGGTGTACACCGTGTCCGCCCTCCTGCCTGCTGCCTACATCATTGGACTGATATTCACTCTGAAGACGCATTCGCACATTTATAACATCCATGTTGGAGAAGGGCAGG AGACCGTTCATCATGGGACGGTGGTCCACTGGTCCCGCTGGAGGTCTCTGCTCATCCTCATTGTGGCCACCGTTCTCACGTCCGCTTGTGCCGACCTCGCCACCGAGCACATCCAGCCCATTCTCAACCAGCCCAACGTCTCTCAG TACTTCATCGGGGTGACGGTTCTCGCAATGGTCCCCGAGATCCCAGAGATTGTTAATGGGATCCAGTTCGCACTCCAGAACAACATCAGCTTAAG TTTGGAGGTTGGAAGATGCATAGCTGTGCAGGTCTGCATGCTGCAGATTCCAATACTGGTCTTTTTTAATGCCTTCTGT GATGTGGGCTTTGTGCTGCTCTTCAGCGATCAGCACTTGTGGGCCAGCATTTTCAGTGTCATCCTGGTCAACTACATCTTCATGGATGGCAAGTCGGATTATTTCCAGG GTACAGCCCTGGTGGTCGTCTACCTCATCCTCCTGGCTTTGTATTACTTTGCTCCGTCTCCATCTGGCTGTTGA